The Mucilaginibacter mallensis genome has a segment encoding these proteins:
- a CDS encoding YncE family protein, translating into MKKIITVAVLFSAFLAVTASAQNKSGYHVLKTFHIKSGGGYDYTTVDSASNRLYVSHGTQVNVLDKTTGDSIGVIATDKDVHGIALVHELGKGYITNGSANSVVVFDLKTFKILAHVPAGTFADGIMYDDYSKKVISCNGRSKNMTVIDPATDQAIATIQLSGWPETATSDGKGKIYVNNAEKSEIDVIDANTFKVVNTWPIAPGVRASGLSMDRNTMRLFAGCDNKVLIVMDATNGKVVTSIPIGDECDAVGFDKKLKTVYSSNGDGTLTIIKEWSADKFTVVENLQTKKGARTNAVDQITHLVYLPTGDFAPKKAGAFRPSIIPGTFQVLVVGK; encoded by the coding sequence ATGAAAAAGATCATTACCGTAGCGGTACTATTTTCGGCCTTTTTGGCTGTAACCGCGTCTGCACAAAATAAGTCGGGCTATCATGTGCTAAAAACATTTCATATTAAAAGCGGCGGGGGATATGACTATACCACAGTCGATTCAGCTTCCAACCGGCTGTATGTTTCGCATGGCACACAGGTAAATGTGCTGGATAAAACCACCGGTGATTCTATAGGCGTGATAGCTACTGATAAAGATGTACACGGCATTGCATTGGTACACGAGTTGGGTAAGGGTTATATCACCAACGGATCGGCGAACAGCGTGGTTGTTTTTGACCTTAAAACCTTTAAGATACTTGCTCATGTGCCGGCAGGTACTTTTGCTGATGGGATAATGTATGATGATTATTCCAAAAAGGTGATCAGCTGTAATGGCAGAAGCAAGAATATGACAGTTATTGATCCGGCGACAGATCAGGCAATTGCAACCATTCAACTAAGCGGATGGCCAGAAACGGCTACAAGTGACGGCAAGGGGAAAATTTATGTTAACAATGCCGAAAAAAGCGAAATAGATGTAATTGATGCCAATACTTTTAAGGTAGTAAATACCTGGCCAATAGCGCCTGGAGTAAGAGCGTCGGGTTTATCAATGGATCGAAATACCATGAGGTTATTTGCAGGCTGCGACAATAAAGTATTGATAGTGATGGATGCAACCAACGGGAAAGTGGTTACCAGCATACCCATCGGCGATGAGTGCGATGCAGTAGGTTTCGATAAAAAGCTTAAAACAGTTTATTCGTCAAATGGTGATGGTACTTTAACAATTATTAAAGAATGGTCGGCTGATAAGTTTACGGTTGTTGAAAATTTACAAACAAAAAAAGGTGCCCGCACCAATGCGGTTGATCAGATCACCCATTTGGTTTACTTACCAACAGGAGATTTTGCACCTAAAAAAGCGGGGGCTTTCAGGCCTTCTATTATCCCGGGTACTTTCCAGGTGCTAGTGGTAGGGAAATAA
- a CDS encoding formylglycine-generating enzyme family protein, with amino-acid sequence MRKLLILFLMPTTAVISSCSHKVPDNQKAPADFVLVKGGTFVNTKSKYFGKNVSIADFYIGKYEVTQKEWTAVMGNDPSKFIGDNLPVESVSWYDCVEYCNKRSVKEGLKPYYNIDKNKKDQNNTNDIDSIKWTVTVNADAYGYRLPTETEWEYAAGGGQMSKSYTYSGSNNIDDVAWYWKNSGDKYLTGAWNWPVLQKNNNKTKSVGSKKPNELGLYDMAGNVREWCWDWHESNGPEDLPGRVWTGGGWIGGDFCCASTFQSNYEASGKGSDQGFRLLRNM; translated from the coding sequence ATGAGGAAACTATTAATTTTATTTTTAATGCCAACAACGGCTGTAATCAGCTCTTGTTCGCATAAAGTACCGGATAACCAAAAGGCGCCTGCCGACTTTGTGTTAGTTAAGGGCGGAACTTTTGTGAACACAAAATCAAAATACTTCGGAAAAAATGTAAGCATTGCCGATTTTTATATCGGCAAATATGAGGTAACTCAAAAAGAGTGGACCGCGGTAATGGGGAATGATCCCTCAAAGTTCATAGGCGACAATCTGCCTGTAGAAAGCGTAAGCTGGTATGACTGTGTGGAGTATTGTAATAAAAGAAGTGTAAAAGAAGGCTTAAAGCCATATTATAATATCGACAAGAATAAAAAGGATCAGAATAACACAAACGATATAGATAGTATAAAATGGACGGTAACCGTAAATGCGGATGCCTATGGCTACCGTTTGCCGACAGAAACCGAATGGGAATATGCTGCAGGCGGAGGCCAGATGAGCAAAAGCTATACCTACAGCGGAAGTAATAATATAGATGATGTGGCCTGGTATTGGAAAAACTCAGGAGATAAATATTTAACGGGGGCCTGGAACTGGCCTGTATTGCAGAAAAACAACAATAAAACAAAGTCTGTGGGCAGCAAGAAACCCAACGAACTAGGCCTTTACGATATGGCAGGCAATGTAAGGGAATGGTGCTGGGATTGGCACGAAAGTAACGGGCCGGAGGATCTGCCGGGACGAGTTTGGACAGGTGGCGGTTGGATCGGCGGCGACTTTTGCTGCGCATCCACATTCCAGTCCAACTACGAAGCAAGCGGCAAAGGATCTGATCAGGGGTTTCGGTTGTTGCGCAATATGTGA
- a CDS encoding glycoside hydrolase family 11 protein, producing MKKNNFLPEAAKHAAFGAAIIVFAASSFILTSCKKDSSSAAAPASTSASAVTRQRSASFGQTALSSTGTNNGFYWQCYYTTGSASLTNGSAGNFSVTYSGVGDVVAGKGYNPGSAQTIGYNVGALSGSYNFVGVYGWTTSPLIEYYVCELGSVVAGTQVNTVSSDGHTYTFYKHQQVSQPSIQGTATFWQYLDNWGGSSTGANHSINMANHVNNWQSNGGQGFGSYNYQILALEAYSGKSGYINATVW from the coding sequence ATGAAGAAAAACAACTTCCTGCCGGAAGCAGCCAAACACGCTGCTTTTGGCGCAGCCATCATTGTATTTGCTGCAAGCTCATTCATCTTAACAAGCTGCAAAAAAGACAGCAGTTCCGCAGCGGCACCCGCCAGTACTTCAGCATCGGCAGTTACCAGGCAGCGCTCGGCTTCGTTTGGCCAGACCGCCCTAAGCTCTACGGGGACCAACAACGGCTTCTATTGGCAATGTTATTACACAACCGGCTCAGCAAGCCTAACTAATGGTTCAGCAGGCAACTTCTCTGTTACCTACAGTGGTGTAGGCGATGTGGTAGCCGGTAAAGGCTATAACCCCGGATCGGCCCAAACTATCGGGTACAACGTTGGTGCACTTAGCGGTAGCTACAATTTTGTAGGCGTTTATGGCTGGACCACAAGCCCGCTTATAGAATATTACGTGTGTGAGTTAGGCTCTGTTGTGGCCGGAACGCAGGTAAATACTGTAAGCAGCGATGGGCACACCTACACCTTTTACAAGCACCAGCAGGTTAGCCAACCCTCCATTCAAGGTACTGCAACATTTTGGCAGTACCTGGATAACTGGGGTGGATCATCAACCGGGGCAAACCACTCCATCAATATGGCTAACCACGTTAATAACTGGCAGAGCAATGGCGGGCAGGGTTTTGGCAGCTACAATTACCAGATATTGGCATTAGAGGCTTACAGTGGTAAAAGCGGCTATATAAACGCAACCGTATGGTAA